A genomic stretch from Flavobacterium nitratireducens includes:
- a CDS encoding diphthine--ammonia ligase, whose translation MKKALFNWSSGKDSALALYKILQNPEFKIDYLLTSVNQQFQRISMHGVRVELLQQQAESIGIPLEIMEIPEMPTMEVYESVMQQTLEKLKNKGISHSVFGDIFLEDLRQYREDKLATMGFEGVFPIWRIPTKELIQEFISLGFQTVVVCVNERYLDKSFVGRMIDQQFIDDLPENVDVCGENGEFHTFCFDGPIFQKPIDFELGEIVYRKYEKPKTDSSNTACDSDDSTAYDYGFWYCDLIPKKQ comes from the coding sequence TTGAAAAAAGCCTTATTTAACTGGAGCAGTGGCAAAGATTCTGCTCTTGCCTTATACAAAATTCTTCAAAACCCAGAATTTAAAATTGACTACTTACTTACGAGTGTTAACCAACAATTTCAACGTATCTCAATGCATGGCGTACGTGTAGAATTATTACAACAACAAGCTGAAAGTATTGGAATTCCTTTAGAAATAATGGAAATTCCTGAAATGCCTACTATGGAAGTTTACGAAAGTGTTATGCAACAAACACTTGAAAAATTAAAAAACAAAGGAATTAGTCATTCTGTTTTTGGAGATATTTTTCTGGAAGATTTACGTCAGTATCGCGAAGATAAATTAGCCACAATGGGATTTGAAGGTGTTTTCCCGATTTGGAGGATACCAACAAAAGAATTAATTCAGGAATTCATCTCGTTAGGATTTCAAACTGTTGTGGTATGTGTGAATGAACGTTACTTAGACAAAAGTTTTGTAGGCAGAATGATCGACCAACAATTTATTGATGATTTACCTGAAAACGTAGATGTATGCGGCGAAAATGGAGAATTTCACACCTTTTGTTTTGATGGGCCAATTTTTCAAAAACCAATTGATTTTGAATTAGGCGAAATTGTTTACAGAAAATATGAAAAACCAAAAACAGACAGCTCCAATACAGCTTGTGATTCGGACGATTCCACTGCTTACGATTACGGATTTTGGTATTGCGATCTCATTCCGAAAAAACAATAA
- a CDS encoding M1 family metallopeptidase yields the protein MRFIFLFISAFVFGQQTKNVDFTSVSAHLNLNPNEKSISGLVNYTFKVLKEVDTIRLDAQNMEFFEVKLNKKKIAFLNSGKQLLIVYPFKKGKNAITFEYKAIPKQALYFVGSIEADDLQIWTQGQGRYTSHWFPSFDDVNEKLIFNLSVGFDSDYKVVANGVLKKKISTNQSTTWQYQMQKPMSSYLLMLAIGKFEKQRQFSKTKIPLDLYIGNKELSHFEPTYRYSKTVFDFLEKEIGYKYPWKVYKQVPVRDFLYAGMENTSATLFATRYVVDSTGFEDRNFTNVDAHELAHQWFGDLVTATSGKHHWLQEGFATYYALLAEKNIFGEDYFYSKMYESIQQIKFASRMDSIPILNEKASSLSYYQKGAWALFSIHQAIGDKAFKKVIKNYLNKYAFKNVTTADFLSEVKKVSDFDTQLFSKVWLESTIVNTNIVNDLLNQNKSSKLLLEIDKMKSKPLIEKMDFFKQILQSDQYHFVKEHVVNQLRNENFEAKKELLQMALNTKNVQVRQMVAYALPKIPEEFRLDYETLLDDKSYQTQEIALLYLWRNFPKQRITYLNKAKNWIGFNDLNLRTLWLSLAIMTPQYEGDKKVIIDELISMSSERFEATTRQNALEYLIGFQLINDEVLINLVKATTHHTWQFSKFGRDTIRTLLKNKEQKDAFIRILPSLNEKEQIQLNRLLN from the coding sequence ATGCGATTTATTTTTCTTTTTATTTCTGCTTTCGTTTTTGGACAACAAACAAAGAATGTTGATTTTACTTCAGTTTCAGCACACTTGAATCTTAATCCTAATGAAAAGTCAATTTCAGGTTTGGTTAATTATACTTTTAAAGTACTTAAAGAAGTAGATACAATAAGGTTAGATGCCCAAAACATGGAATTTTTTGAAGTGAAGTTAAATAAGAAAAAAATTGCTTTCTTGAATTCAGGCAAGCAGTTACTTATAGTTTATCCTTTTAAAAAAGGAAAAAACGCAATTACTTTTGAATATAAAGCTATACCCAAACAAGCACTCTATTTTGTGGGTTCTATAGAAGCAGATGATTTGCAAATTTGGACGCAGGGACAAGGCAGATATACCAGCCATTGGTTTCCTAGTTTTGATGACGTGAATGAAAAGTTGATTTTCAATCTTAGTGTTGGCTTTGATTCTGATTATAAAGTTGTTGCAAACGGGGTTTTAAAGAAAAAAATAAGCACAAATCAATCTACAACTTGGCAGTATCAGATGCAAAAACCTATGAGTTCTTATTTGCTGATGTTAGCTATTGGTAAGTTTGAAAAACAACGACAATTCTCAAAAACTAAAATTCCTTTGGATTTATATATTGGAAACAAAGAGCTTTCACATTTTGAGCCTACCTATCGTTATTCCAAAACTGTTTTTGATTTTTTAGAAAAAGAAATTGGTTATAAATACCCGTGGAAAGTGTATAAACAAGTTCCTGTAAGGGATTTTTTGTATGCTGGAATGGAAAACACATCAGCAACCTTATTTGCTACTCGGTATGTAGTGGATTCTACAGGTTTTGAAGATAGAAATTTTACGAATGTTGATGCTCATGAATTAGCGCATCAATGGTTTGGTGATTTAGTGACAGCTACCAGCGGAAAGCATCATTGGTTACAAGAGGGGTTTGCTACTTACTATGCGTTATTGGCAGAAAAAAACATATTTGGAGAGGATTATTTTTATTCGAAAATGTATGAATCGATTCAGCAGATAAAATTTGCTTCCAGAATGGATAGTATTCCTATTTTAAATGAAAAAGCAAGTTCGTTAAGTTATTATCAAAAAGGGGCTTGGGCCTTGTTTTCTATACATCAGGCAATTGGTGATAAAGCATTCAAAAAAGTCATTAAAAATTACTTGAATAAGTATGCTTTCAAAAATGTTACAACGGCCGATTTTCTATCTGAAGTTAAAAAAGTAAGTGATTTTGATACCCAACTTTTTTCTAAAGTATGGCTTGAATCTACGATTGTTAATACTAATATTGTTAATGATTTACTTAATCAAAACAAATCATCTAAGCTTTTACTTGAAATTGACAAAATGAAATCAAAACCATTGATTGAAAAAATGGATTTCTTTAAGCAAATTTTGCAATCGGATCAATATCATTTCGTAAAGGAACATGTGGTAAACCAACTTAGAAATGAAAATTTTGAAGCAAAAAAAGAGCTTTTGCAGATGGCTTTAAATACTAAAAATGTTCAAGTTCGTCAAATGGTGGCCTATGCATTACCAAAAATTCCTGAAGAATTTCGATTGGATTATGAAACATTGTTAGATGACAAATCCTATCAAACCCAAGAAATTGCTTTGTTGTATTTGTGGCGAAATTTCCCAAAACAACGAATCACCTATTTAAACAAAGCTAAAAATTGGATAGGTTTTAACGATTTAAATTTACGTACATTGTGGTTGTCCTTAGCTATCATGACACCGCAATACGAAGGCGATAAAAAAGTTATAATTGATGAATTAATCAGTATGTCTTCTGAACGATTTGAAGCAACAACAAGGCAAAATGCATTGGAATATTTAATAGGTTTTCAATTAATTAATGACGAAGTTTTAATTAATTTAGTGAAAGCCACGACACATCATACTTGGCAATTTTCTAAATTTGGACGTGATACTATTCGAACCTTATTGAAAAATAAAGAGCAAAAAGATGCTTTCATTCGAATTTTACCTAGTTTGAACGAAAAAGAACAAATTCAATTGAATCGATTATTAAATTAA
- a CDS encoding patatin-like phospholipase family protein: MRALVISGGGSKGAFAGGVAQYLLENKKIKYDLFIGTSTGSLLIPHLALGNIEKIKRIYTNVNMKKIFNINPFIVRKKKGVNVVSINHFNVVLQFLRGRRTFGESKKLRSYIKKNFSIDEFNQLKALGTDIVVTVTNLTNNQSEYKSIKDCTYDEFCDWTWISSNYIPFMSIVNIKGNDYADGGFSSLVPIQEAILRGATEVDVVILETEKSTPRVAIGKNPFSLLIDLFQIELDQIEKHNILLGTMAASHNNVKLNLYYTPINLTDNALIFNKEKMAQWWEQGFQYAMKKSEALERIA, encoded by the coding sequence ATGCGAGCATTGGTTATTTCTGGAGGTGGAAGTAAAGGGGCATTTGCAGGCGGTGTAGCCCAGTATTTGCTAGAAAATAAAAAGATCAAATATGATTTATTTATAGGAACCTCTACAGGAAGTTTATTAATTCCACATCTAGCCTTGGGTAATATTGAAAAAATTAAACGTATTTACACTAATGTGAATATGAAGAAAATTTTCAATATTAATCCGTTTATAGTAAGGAAGAAAAAAGGAGTTAATGTAGTTAGTATTAATCACTTTAATGTCGTTTTACAATTTTTAAGAGGTCGAAGAACTTTTGGCGAAAGCAAAAAACTACGCTCGTACATTAAGAAAAATTTTTCGATTGATGAATTTAATCAGTTAAAGGCTTTAGGGACGGATATTGTTGTTACTGTTACCAATTTGACGAATAATCAAAGCGAATACAAATCGATAAAAGACTGTACTTATGATGAGTTTTGTGATTGGACTTGGATTTCTAGTAACTACATTCCTTTTATGAGTATCGTTAATATAAAAGGAAATGATTATGCCGATGGTGGATTTTCTAGTTTAGTTCCTATACAAGAAGCTATTCTACGAGGTGCAACTGAAGTTGATGTTGTTATTCTTGAAACTGAAAAATCGACACCAAGAGTAGCGATTGGTAAAAATCCATTTTCGCTATTAATTGATTTGTTCCAAATCGAATTAGATCAAATTGAGAAGCACAATATTCTTTTAGGAACCATGGCGGCTTCTCATAACAATGTTAAACTCAATTTGTATTATACGCCAATTAATTTAACGGATAATGCTTTGATATTTAATAAAGAAAAAATGGCGCAATGGTGGGAACAAGGCTTTCAATATGCAATGAAAAAAAGTGAAGCCTTAGAGAGGATTGCCTAA
- a CDS encoding L-threonylcarbamoyladenylate synthase, translating to MAEFIKIYEDKPSEAAIAKVVKVLRDGGLVIYPTDTVYGLGCDITNSRALERIAKIKGVKLEKAKFSFICHDLSNLSDYVKQIDTATFKILKRALPGPYTFILPGNNNLPREFKKKTTVGIRVPDNNITLEIVRQLGNPIVTMSIRDEDDVIEYTTDPELIFEKWQNLVDMVIDGGYGDNVASTIIDLSGHEPEVVREGKGSLDIL from the coding sequence ATGGCAGAGTTTATCAAAATATACGAAGACAAACCTTCTGAAGCAGCAATTGCTAAAGTAGTTAAGGTTTTAAGAGATGGTGGTTTGGTAATTTATCCCACTGATACCGTCTATGGTTTGGGTTGTGATATTACTAATTCTAGAGCTTTGGAACGCATTGCTAAGATTAAAGGGGTAAAGTTAGAAAAAGCGAAATTTTCATTTATTTGCCATGATTTGAGTAATCTTTCGGATTATGTGAAACAAATTGATACGGCTACTTTCAAAATTTTAAAAAGAGCATTACCGGGTCCTTATACCTTTATTTTGCCGGGAAATAATAACTTGCCTAGAGAGTTTAAAAAGAAAACGACAGTAGGTATTCGTGTGCCTGATAATAACATTACTCTTGAAATTGTTCGTCAACTAGGGAATCCTATAGTTACCATGTCTATTCGTGATGAAGATGATGTAATTGAATATACTACTGACCCAGAATTAATTTTTGAAAAATGGCAAAATTTAGTCGATATGGTAATCGATGGTGGTTATGGTGATAATGTAGCTTCGACGATTATTGATTTATCAGGTCATGAACCAGAAGTGGTTCGTGAGGGAAAAGGGAGTTTGGATATTTTATAA
- a CDS encoding OmpA/MotB family protein codes for MKKVVIALSVLALLTSCVSKKKYAALEAKNKETQDLLNSATVKLNSCLEEKAGLTARVEGLKEQNQGLISHSKDLTMLTAKGAENLEKSLESLKEKDLKITRLQDALTRKDSVTLAVVTSLKSVVGLNDEDIEINVEKGVVYISISDKMLFKTGSYNVTDRAKSVLAKVAKVVNDKPDFECMVEGHTDNVPYIGNGILLDNWDLSVKRSTSIIRVLTNELGVKPEQLVAAGRSSYVPLVPNTSAENRAKNRRTRILVLPKIDQFYDMVEKEMKKQK; via the coding sequence ATGAAAAAAGTTGTTATCGCACTATCGGTACTTGCTCTTTTAACATCATGTGTATCTAAAAAGAAATATGCAGCCCTAGAAGCAAAAAACAAAGAAACTCAAGATTTACTTAATTCTGCTACTGTAAAATTAAATTCATGCCTTGAAGAAAAAGCAGGTTTAACTGCTCGTGTTGAAGGTTTAAAAGAACAAAACCAAGGATTAATTAGTCATTCTAAAGATTTAACAATGTTAACAGCTAAAGGTGCTGAAAATTTAGAAAAATCATTAGAAAGTTTAAAAGAAAAAGATCTTAAAATCACTAGATTACAAGACGCGTTAACAAGAAAAGATAGTGTAACTCTTGCAGTTGTTACAAGCTTAAAAAGCGTAGTTGGATTAAACGATGAAGATATTGAAATCAATGTTGAAAAAGGAGTAGTTTACATCTCTATCTCTGACAAAATGTTGTTTAAAACAGGAAGCTATAACGTAACTGATAGAGCTAAAAGTGTATTAGCTAAAGTAGCTAAAGTAGTAAATGACAAACCAGATTTCGAGTGTATGGTTGAAGGTCATACTGATAATGTGCCTTACATTGGAAACGGAATTTTATTAGACAACTGGGATTTAAGTGTGAAACGTTCTACTTCTATCATCCGTGTATTAACAAACGAATTAGGAGTTAAACCAGAGCAATTAGTAGCTGCAGGTAGAAGTTCTTATGTTCCTTTAGTTCCTAACACATCTGCTGAAAATAGAGCTAAAAACAGAAGAACTCGTATCTTAGTTTTACCTAAAATTGACCAATTCTATGATATGGTTGAAAAAGAAATGAAAAAACAAAAATAA
- a CDS encoding glycosyltransferase family 2 protein — MKKIAVVILNWNGVKLLEQFLPSVIQFSPEATIYVADNASTDSSIAFVEATFPTVKIVKNAGNYGFAKGYNEALQHIDSEIYALVNSDIEVTENWLTPILETFENEPKTAIIQPKLLDFKNKDYFEYAGAAGGFIDKYGYPYCRGRIFETIEKDIGQYNDAREITWASGACFFIRSKVYHELKGFDDDFFAHQEEIDLCWRAKNKGYIIKYNPKSIVYHVGGATLQQGNPKKTFLNFRNSLLMLVKNLPKEKLIPVLFIRLILDGIAGVHFIFQGKFCHCVAILKAHFAFYSLLSKNYKKRAIFQSNEYYSCKSIVFNYYLNNGKVFVN; from the coding sequence TTGAAAAAAATAGCAGTTGTAATTCTAAATTGGAATGGAGTAAAATTATTAGAACAATTTTTACCATCGGTTATTCAATTTTCACCTGAAGCCACAATATACGTTGCTGATAATGCCTCTACTGACAGTTCTATTGCTTTTGTTGAAGCCACTTTTCCAACTGTAAAAATTGTAAAAAACGCGGGTAATTATGGATTTGCTAAAGGTTACAACGAAGCTTTACAACATATAGACAGCGAGATTTATGCACTGGTTAATTCGGATATTGAAGTTACTGAAAATTGGTTGACACCTATTTTAGAAACTTTCGAAAACGAACCCAAAACAGCTATCATCCAACCTAAATTATTGGATTTTAAAAACAAAGACTATTTTGAATATGCTGGAGCTGCTGGAGGCTTTATTGATAAATATGGCTATCCTTATTGCCGTGGACGTATTTTTGAAACGATTGAAAAAGATATCGGACAATATAATGATGCTCGAGAAATTACCTGGGCTTCAGGAGCTTGCTTTTTCATTCGAAGTAAAGTCTATCACGAATTAAAAGGATTTGATGATGATTTTTTTGCACATCAAGAAGAAATCGACCTGTGCTGGCGTGCTAAAAATAAAGGTTATATTATAAAATACAATCCTAAATCAATAGTCTATCATGTAGGTGGTGCTACTTTACAACAGGGAAATCCAAAGAAAACCTTTTTGAATTTTAGAAATTCGTTATTAATGCTCGTTAAGAATTTGCCTAAAGAAAAATTAATTCCTGTTTTATTTATTCGGTTAATTTTAGATGGAATTGCAGGAGTTCATTTTATTTTTCAAGGAAAATTCTGTCATTGTGTAGCAATTTTAAAAGCTCATTTTGCTTTTTATAGCTTATTATCAAAAAATTACAAAAAAAGAGCTATTTTTCAATCAAATGAATACTATTCTTGTAAAAGTATCGTTTTTAATTATTATTTGAATAATGGCAAGGTATTTGTGAACTAA
- a CDS encoding type I restriction enzyme HsdR N-terminal domain-containing protein, which translates to MQKLNFPTYNFRFKNSENKMAIFDEIRKKFIILTPEEWVRQHVVRFLLEEKQYPKSLINVEKVLLVNGLRKRYDVVVFNPDGSIQILVECKAPEVKITQMTFDQIARYNMTMKSTYLMVSNGLNHYFCQMDYENEKYQFLAELPNYNINNK; encoded by the coding sequence ATGCAAAAACTTAATTTTCCAACATATAATTTTCGTTTCAAAAATAGCGAAAATAAAATGGCAATTTTTGATGAAATCAGGAAAAAATTCATCATTCTCACACCCGAAGAATGGGTTCGTCAACATGTAGTTCGTTTTTTATTGGAAGAAAAACAATACCCCAAATCCTTAATCAATGTCGAAAAAGTATTATTGGTTAATGGTTTACGAAAAAGATACGATGTGGTGGTTTTTAACCCTGATGGTTCAATCCAAATTTTAGTGGAATGCAAAGCACCCGAAGTTAAAATAACGCAAATGACTTTTGACCAAATTGCCCGATATAACATGACTATGAAATCTACCTATTTAATGGTAAGCAATGGTTTGAATCATTATTTTTGCCAAATGGATTATGAGAATGAGAAATATCAATTTCTGGCCGAACTACCCAATTATAACATCAATAACAAATAG
- the holA gene encoding DNA polymerase III subunit delta, whose product MDEVIKIVNDIKAGNIKPIYFLMGEEPYYIDKLSDYIEENVLSEDERGFNQTVMYGRDVTVDDIVSTAKRYPMMAERQVVIVKEAQDLTKTIDKLESYAENPMLSTVLVLCYKYKTLDKRKKVTKNIAKSGVIFESKKLYENQVGDWIKRVLSGKKYTIEPKASAMLVEFLGTDLSKINNELEKLQIILPKGSMITAKDIEENIGFSKDFNVFELRKAIGERNQLKAYTIAENFANNPKENPMVVTTSLVFGFFVQLLKYHGLKDKNPTNVSKVLGVNPFFLKEYDVAIRNYPMRKVSQIVAALRDIDVKSKGVGANALSNADLLKEMLYHIFN is encoded by the coding sequence ATGGACGAAGTCATTAAAATTGTAAACGATATAAAAGCAGGTAACATTAAACCTATTTATTTCTTAATGGGTGAAGAACCTTATTATATTGATAAATTATCCGATTATATCGAGGAAAATGTTTTGTCTGAAGACGAAAGAGGATTCAACCAAACAGTGATGTACGGAAGAGATGTAACCGTAGATGATATTGTTTCTACTGCTAAGCGTTATCCAATGATGGCCGAGCGTCAGGTTGTAATTGTAAAAGAAGCACAAGATTTGACTAAAACCATTGATAAACTAGAAAGTTATGCTGAAAATCCAATGCTTTCAACGGTTTTAGTACTTTGTTATAAATACAAGACCTTAGACAAACGAAAAAAAGTTACCAAAAACATTGCTAAGTCGGGAGTAATTTTTGAAAGTAAAAAATTGTACGAAAATCAGGTTGGTGATTGGATTAAGAGGGTTTTATCAGGAAAAAAATATACTATTGAACCGAAAGCTTCGGCCATGTTAGTGGAGTTTTTAGGAACCGATTTGAGTAAAATTAATAATGAATTAGAGAAACTTCAAATCATTTTGCCAAAAGGCAGCATGATAACTGCAAAAGATATTGAAGAAAATATTGGTTTTAGCAAAGATTTTAATGTATTCGAATTGCGAAAAGCCATTGGGGAACGCAACCAACTAAAAGCATATACTATTGCTGAAAATTTTGCTAATAATCCTAAAGAAAATCCAATGGTAGTGACAACTAGTTTGGTTTTTGGATTTTTTGTTCAACTCTTAAAATATCATGGTTTAAAGGATAAAAATCCAACGAATGTTTCTAAAGTTTTAGGCGTTAATCCTTTTTTCTTGAAAGAATACGATGTAGCTATTCGAAATTATCCCATGCGAAAAGTAAGTCAGATTGTAGCGGCTTTACGTGATATTGATGTAAAAAGTAAAGGTGTAGGTGCGAATGCTCTTTCAAATGCTGATTTACTCAAAGAAATGCTCTATCATATATTTAATTAG
- a CDS encoding CAL67264 family membrane protein, whose product MGMNKNTILGWATFIMIIMGLILIALGVFKYREISGIGFAAVGIGFFAIAWVFSSLKGRV is encoded by the coding sequence ATGGGAATGAATAAGAATACGATCCTAGGCTGGGCCACTTTTATTATGATTATAATGGGGTTAATTTTAATTGCCCTAGGTGTTTTTAAATACCGAGAAATCTCTGGGATAGGATTTGCTGCTGTAGGTATTGGTTTTTTTGCCATTGCCTGGGTGTTTAGTTCCTTAAAAGGAAGAGTGTAG
- a CDS encoding alkaline phosphatase PhoX, producing the protein MISSTDVLSGSPLFVYGAQPDGAGFMKDPNSDGYIMITNHEILKSVSRVYFDKTLKAVKGEYIVDAVGGMTRLCSATLATPKINGFGPLFLTAGESGVESMVHGIDPMGLTSDKKRTDRVLPALGKASMENAVPLTKEAYPGKTVILIGEDQSYSTSHISAGQVIMYVSNTVGDLNNGKLYALKRNDGEQAETTMGVGSSFDVSFVEIPNAKNLTGAEINTKVNSLGAIRFSRVEDVDYRKGSAKNNREIYFTATGQATNNAPVDGYTMWGRVYKLNLDDKDPLKGKLELVVEGDSTPGTGIINPDNICVTENYVYIQEDGDSYYTAAKHDSYIWQYNITTKANKPWLTMNHKRDDAIWNATYNQANVMKFGSWEYGAMEDISDVIGVPNTFIVNIHPHTWQKDAFLNADGSGVNTNKEGGQTVIIRNVQK; encoded by the coding sequence ATGATTAGTAGTACTGATGTTTTATCAGGTTCTCCTCTTTTTGTTTATGGTGCACAACCTGATGGAGCTGGATTTATGAAAGATCCTAATAGTGATGGTTACATTATGATTACAAATCACGAGATTTTAAAATCGGTTTCTAGAGTATATTTTGATAAAACTTTAAAAGCAGTTAAAGGGGAATATATTGTAGATGCTGTAGGAGGTATGACAAGATTATGCTCGGCAACTTTAGCAACTCCAAAAATTAACGGCTTTGGACCTCTTTTTTTAACTGCTGGAGAAAGTGGTGTAGAAAGTATGGTACACGGAATTGACCCAATGGGTTTAACATCTGATAAAAAGAGAACAGACAGAGTTTTACCAGCTTTAGGAAAAGCTAGTATGGAAAATGCAGTTCCATTAACAAAAGAAGCGTATCCAGGGAAAACAGTTATTTTGATTGGTGAAGACCAGTCTTATTCAACTTCTCATATCAGTGCAGGTCAAGTAATCATGTATGTAAGTAATACAGTTGGAGATTTAAATAACGGTAAATTATATGCTTTAAAAAGAAATGATGGAGAACAAGCTGAAACTACAATGGGCGTAGGAAGTTCATTTGATGTTTCTTTTGTAGAAATCCCAAATGCTAAAAACTTAACAGGAGCTGAAATAAACACAAAAGTTAATTCATTAGGAGCAATTCGTTTTTCAAGAGTTGAAGACGTTGATTACCGAAAAGGATCTGCTAAAAACAACCGTGAAATTTATTTTACTGCTACTGGACAAGCTACAAATAATGCCCCTGTTGATGGGTATACGATGTGGGGAAGAGTTTATAAATTAAATTTAGATGATAAAGATCCTTTAAAAGGAAAATTAGAATTAGTGGTTGAAGGAGATTCAACTCCAGGGACAGGGATTATTAATCCGGATAACATCTGTGTGACTGAAAATTATGTTTACATTCAAGAGGATGGGGATTCGTATTATACTGCTGCTAAACACGATTCGTATATCTGGCAATATAATATTACAACTAAAGCTAATAAACCTTGGTTGACAATGAATCATAAACGTGATGATGCTATTTGGAATGCGACTTACAATCAGGCAAACGTTATGAAATTTGGTAGCTGGGAATATGGTGCAATGGAAGATATTTCAGATGTAATAGGAGTTCCAAATACATTTATAGTGAATATTCACCCACATACTTGGCAAAAAGATGCTTTTTTAAATGCTGATGGAAGTGGTGTTAATACAAATAAGGAAGGTGGTCAAACCGTAATTATTAGAAACGTTCAAAAATAA